Sequence from the Desulfatiglans sp. genome:
TTGAAAATTTTTAACCCCACCTCTGAAAGTGTATCGCTTACTAAAACCTTCATTTTTATCTCTCCTTATTCCAGATTATGCATAAGATCAGGACCATGCTGATCTGTAATCTTAAAAATCTGATTCTTAATCCCGTTAAGGGAGTGAAAATATCTCCGTTCAAAGGTTAAGTCAGATAGTAAGTAGGCGGTTAAGCTAACATAAGCGATTGAATTGTCAATATTAAATTTTGGTTTATGCATGCTTGTTTTCATTCTCTTTATCTGATACTCTGCAACCATTACATGGAAAAGGAATCAGATATGGGTATTATTGAAGTAGATATGTTTTCAAAGGATGTTGATGACCCCCAGCACCCGGTAGCAGAGAGCTTTCGTGAACTGCTGACTGAGGTAGCAGAGCAGTACTGCTGCAACCTGGAATCCTTTGAGGTGAAGAGGGGAGTTGTATCCTTTTCCTTTGACAGTGATGAACTCATGGCAGATATTATTGATATCCTGCATATAGGTGATTGACCATATCTATTCTTTATGTCTCGATCACCTCTTTTACCTTGACTGCAAAGGCTTCCAGTGAAAAGGGTTTTGCTATGTAGTTTATGCCCTCATCCAAAACTCCCCTGTGGATGATAACATTCGCTGTATAGCCGGACATGAAAAGCACCTTGAGACGGGCATCTCGTTTACACAGTTCATTTGCCAGTTCGCGTCCGTTCATCTCTGGCAGCACTGTATCTGTAATCAGCAGATCAATCTTCCCTTTGTACCCTTCTGCAAGGATTACAGCCTTTTTAGGGGTTGAGGCTGATAAAACATTATATTCTAGTTTTTCAAGTATCATCTCAATAAGTTCCAGTATGGCATCATCATCCTCAACAACCATTATTGTCTGACCCTGGCCAGAAGATGGGGTTGTTACCTTTTTTGCAACAGGAATGACAGGCTGGCCGCTTTCTTCTTTAGGGAGATATATTCTAAAGGTGGAGCCTTTACCCGGTTCACTGTAGACATTTATAAAGCCATTGTTCTGCTTGACAATCCCATATATGGTCGAAAGGCCGAGCCCGGTTCCCTTTCCGATATCCTTTGTTGTGAAAAAGGGTTCAAAGATTTTTTCCTGCTGTTCGACAGTCATCCCGATTCCATCATCACTCACAGCAAACATTGCATATTCACCGCTCTTAAATCCAAGATGGTTAGAGCAGTAATCTTCATCAAATACTATATTTGCTGTTTCGACAGTAACTTTTCCTACATTTTCTATTGCACCCCGCGCATTAACGCACAGGTTTATCAGTATCTGATCAAGCTGAGCAGGGTCAATTTTAACCGGCCAGGTCTCTTTTGCGGGCATCCAGGCAAGATCAATATCTTCACCTATCAGCCGTTTAATCATGGAAAGCATGCCTTCTATGGTTTTATTAAGGTCTAGCACCTTTGGCGCGATGGGCTGTTTCCTTGCAAAGGCAAGCAGCTGTTTTGTGATATCTGCTGCCCGTTTTGAGGCATCCAGGATGTGATTAATATACCCGTGTAAAGGGTCGTCCGGTTTAACTGCTGTCAGGGCCAGTTCAGCATAACCCATTATTACACTTGAAACATTGTTATAGTCATGTGCGACGCCACCAGCCAGGT
This genomic interval carries:
- a CDS encoding response regulator, which translates into the protein LVYSLGTWIDISDRKNAEQEKEKLHKQLQQAQKMEAIGNLAGGVAHDYNNVSSVIMGYAELALTAVKPDDPLHGYINHILDASKRAADITKQLLAFARKQPIAPKVLDLNKTIEGMLSMIKRLIGEDIDLAWMPAKETWPVKIDPAQLDQILINLCVNARGAIENVGKVTVETANIVFDEDYCSNHLGFKSGEYAMFAVSDDGIGMTVEQQEKIFEPFFTTKDIGKGTGLGLSTIYGIVKQNNGFINVYSEPGKGSTFRIYLPKEESGQPVIPVAKKVTTPSSGQGQTIMVVEDDDAILELIEMILEKLEYNVLSASTPKKAVILAEGYKGKIDLLITDTVLPEMNGRELANELCKRDARLKVLFMSGYTANVIIHRGVLDEGINYIAKPFSLEAFAVKVKEVIET